One part of the Alligator mississippiensis isolate rAllMis1 chromosome 3, rAllMis1, whole genome shotgun sequence genome encodes these proteins:
- the LOC132249203 gene encoding uncharacterized protein LOC132249203 isoform X1, which translates to MSREAIGWSGRLGAVTTTPPFFALIGLWRGGGTRNLTSYLHSDWLPGTGGGGVRASVCRLVRLRPSAAPLRCPRAPHGSAVPGAHVPLLARTPGGPRELRPAVVATTCGSARRGAGCSSCPRPWSRRVSEGPQPQRIGPWGRRTPRSCHVCKGRSRDSDGCAGPAALPRQQPRRHGRQLSRVCTWVALGLLSVHHLFPRARRQGQVPKLALSHPCLGSFKQGLEPGDKGKGGGNASQCWHPVTNAGLCSQETKGKTLCSVSAGIRVSLFPWKSEISVGGPGIPCRNGSPGGLQRPWGRAAGWEPTASSLSSATHRSGGMGPSAPQECAQQQGAGAPQPEPTAGRQWVGGAGLCSTEGAAASCQGQGAVGLGPVTLAAEGSPWQGWGGQGVQGSEGPFTLIMDLGSFIRELAAGFIYRRISNFFIRETRISGH; encoded by the exons ATGAGtcgtgaggcgattgggtggagtggccgcttGGGCGCAGTCACGACCACTCCGCCCTTCTTTGCTCTGATTGGCCTGTGGCGGGGAGGCGGGACCAGGAACCTGACCTCCTATTtacattctgattggctgccggggaCCGGTGGGGGGGGTGTGCGGGCTTCTGTgtgccgattggtccgactccgcCCCTCAGCGGCCCCGCTCCGCTGTCCGCGTGCGCCTCACGGGTCCGCAgtgcccggagcccacgtcccgctgcTGGCCCGGACGCCGGGCGGGCCGCGAGAGCTGCGACCGGCTGTTGTGGCGACCACGTGCGGGAGCGCCCGGCGCGGCGCTG gctgctcctcgtgcccccgtccttggagccGGCGTGTCAGCGAGGGGCCTCAGCCACAAAGAATTGGGCCTTGGGGCCGAAGGACCCCCAGGAGCTGTCATGTCTGCAAGGGTCGCTCCAGGGACTCagacgggtgtgcggggcctgcagcGCTGCCTCGCCAACAGCCGAGGCGCCACGGGCGACAG ctgtccagagtCTGCACCTGGGTTGCCCTAGGGCTCCTCTCTGTACATCACTTGTTTCCCCGGGCCAGGAGACAAGGACAGGTACCAAAACTGGCCCTATCTCATCCCTGCTTGGGGTCTTTCAAGCAGGGCCTGGAGCCTGGAGATAaaggcaaggggggggggaacgCCTCTCAGTGCTGGCACCCTGTGACTAACGCTGGGCTTTGCAGCCAGGAGACAAAGGGCAAAACACTCTGCTCTGTgtcagcagggatccgggtttcccTCTTCCCATGGAAAAGTGAGATATCTGTAGGTGGCCCTGGCATTCCCTGCAGAAATGGGTCACCTggtgggctgcagaggccctggggaagggcagcaggttgggagcccACAGCTAGCAGCCTGTCCTCAgctacacacagatctgggggcatgggtccctctgcccctcaggagtgtgcgcagcagcagggagctggcgcCCCCcaacctgagcccacagcaggcaggcagtgggtggggggtgctgggctTTGCTCTActgaaggagctgctgcctcctgtcaggggcagggagctgtgggcctgggtcctgtaaccctggcagctgagggctccccctggcagggctggggaggtcagggtgtgcaggggagtgaggggcctttcactttaatcatggatttggggagttttatcagagaattagcAGCAGGGTTTATTTATCGGAGAATaagcaatttttttatcagggaaaccaggatctctggtcatTAG